Proteins encoded by one window of Cheilinus undulatus linkage group 13, ASM1832078v1, whole genome shotgun sequence:
- the ankrd33bb gene encoding ankyrin repeat domain-containing protein 33B: MALDNPVMSITTADKDSLEGGEETDDFADVDYTRNYWEDEDDVYQEFEELDFESLPDRSDTRSILSDDSFYPPDSPDVPVMYRPPSPESPEPISFFKACCNNNAIIVKIMIRQGVTEEEVRETDRNRRSGLIVACYHGYVDVVIALSQCPYLDVNWQDNEGNTALITAAQAGHIFISNYLLNYFPGLDIERRNCHGFTALMKAAMQGRAECVRALMLNGGDIQARDNGRKMTPREWALFTGRYETANMMHRLMAKPCAEQFCDSFSLEWPMLEELVAKAQEPQPCWRRLLKFVSCCSYRFYINNKVNAVDDGVFDHMVRITTCLSSPVIATACRTVSPGSPPCLGKRRYAVQEILRRQRVAELKRLGPDRLNNYKRFFQNSRVLLIPKVKDRRASLQPQLLGEVAVASFRRASLLPLNMLRRSSVRPGIVVPKVRLCKAPAPNYVPDKLRRNSNRNQLQIPKWNYKMKKIERRQEEDRQRLLPLTRRR, encoded by the exons atgGCTTTGGATAATCCTGTCATGTCCATCACTACAGCTGACAAAGACAGCCTTGAGGGTGGTGAGGAAACTGATGACTTTGCTGATGTTGATTACACACGGAACTACtgggaggatgaggatgatgtcTACCAGGAGTTTGAGGAGTTGGACTTTGAGTCCTTGCCGGACCGCTCGGACACCAGGAGCATCCTCTCGGACGATTCTTTCTACCCCCCAGACAGCCCAGATGTCCCCGTTATGTACCGCCCACCGAGCCCTGAAAGCCCTGAGCCCATTTCCTTCTTTAAGGCCTGCTGCAACAACAACGCTATCATTGTTAAGATCATGATCAGACAAGGAGTGACGGAGGAGGAAGTGAGAGAGACGGACAGGAACAGAAGA tctGGCCTGATTGTGGCGTGCTATCATGGCTACGTGGACGTGGTCATCGCCCTCTCACAGTGTCCTTATCTTGACGTGAACTGGCAGGACAACGAGGGAAACACCGCTCTTATAACAGCAGCACAAGCAG gtCACATATTCATCTCCAACTATCTGCTCAACTACTTCCCTGGGCTGGACATCGAGAGGAGAAACTGCCACGGCTTCACAGCTTTGATGAAGGCTGCCATGCAGGGCCGCGCTGAGTGTGTCAGGGCTCTCATGTTGAATG GAGGAGATATTCAGGCTCGGGACAACGGCCGCAAGATGACACCGAGGGAGTGGGCTCTCTTCACCGGTCGATACGAGACAGCAAACATGATGCATCGTCTGATGGCGAAGCCGTGTGCCGAGCAGTTCTGTGACTCCTTCTCCCTGGAGTGGCCCATGCTTGAG GAGCTGGTGGCCAAAGCTCAAGAACCGCAGCCCTGCTGGAGGCGTTTGCTGAAATTCGTGTCCTGCTGCTCGTACCGATTCTACATCAACAACAAGGTGAACGCCGTGGACGATGGCGTTTTTGACCACATGGTCCGGATCACGACCTGTCTCTCTAGTCCTGTCATCGCCACAGCTTGCCGAACCGTGTCTCCTGGCAGTCCACCATGTCTCGGGAAGCGCCGGTACGCCGTACAAGAGATACTGAGGAGGCAGCGAGTAGCTGAGCTGAAGCGCCTGGGCCCGGACAGACTGAACAACTATAAGAGATTTTTCCAGAACTCACGGGTCCTCCTCATCCCCAAAGTGAAGGATCGGAGGGCCAGCCTCCAGCCGCAGCTGCTGGGTGAGGTGGCGGTGGCGTCCTTCAGACGAGCGAGTCTGCTGCCTCTGAACATGCTGAGGAGAAGCAGCGTGCGGCCGGGCATTGTGGTGCCCAAAGTGAGGCTCTGTAAAGCTCCGGCGCCGAACTATGTACCCGACAAACTCAGACGCAACAGTAACCGCAACCAGCTGCAGATCCCCAAGTGGAACTACAAGATGAAGAAGATCGAGAGGAGGCAAGAGGAGGACAGGCAGAGACTGTTACCGCTGACACGAAGGAGATGA